A stretch of Perognathus longimembris pacificus isolate PPM17 chromosome 1, ASM2315922v1, whole genome shotgun sequence DNA encodes these proteins:
- the Rxra gene encoding LOW QUALITY PROTEIN: retinoic acid receptor RXR-alpha (The sequence of the model RefSeq protein was modified relative to this genomic sequence to represent the inferred CDS: inserted 2 bases in 2 codons) translates to MDTKHFLPLDFSTQVNSSSLNSPTGRGSMAAPSLHPSLGPGLGSPLGSPGQLHSPISTLSSPINGMGPPFSVISXPMGPHSMSVPTTPNXGFGTGSPQLNSPMNPVSSSEDIKPPLGLNGVLKVPAHPSGNMASFTKHICAICGDRSSGKHYGVYSCEGCKGFFKRTVRKDLTYTCRDNKDCLIDKRQRNRCQYCRYQKCLAMGMKREAVQEERQRGKDRNENEVESTSSANEDMPVEKILEAELAVEPKTETYVEANMGLNPSSPNDPVTNICQAADKQLFTLVEWAKRVPHFSELPLDDQVILLRAGWNELLIASFSHRSIAVKDGILLATGLHVHRSSAHSAGVGAIFDRVLTELVSKMRDMQMDKTELGCLRAIVLFNPDSKGLSNPAEVEALREKVYASLEAYCKHKYPEQPGRFAKLLLRLPALRSIGLKCLEHLFFFKLIGDTPIDTFLMEMLEAPHQMT, encoded by the exons ACTTCTCCACCCAGGTGAACTCCTCATCCCTCAACTCCCCGACGGGCCGAGGCTCCATGGCTGCCCCTTCGCTGCACCCGTCCCTGGGGCCCGGCCTGGGCTCCCCCCTGGGCTCTCCGGGGCAGCTGCACTCTCCCATCAGCACCCTCAGCTCGCCCATCAACGGCATGGGCCCGCCCTTCTCCGTCATCA TCCCCATGGGCCCGCACTCCATGTCGGTGCCCACCACGCCCA CTGGCTTCGGCACGGGCAGCCCCCAG CTCAACTCGCCCATGAACCCCGTCAGCAGCAGCGAGGACATCAAGCCCCCCCTGGGCCTCAATGGCGTCCTCAAGGTCCCTGCCCACCCCTCAGGAAACATGGCGTCCTTCACTAAGCACATCTGCGCCATCTGTGGAGACCGCTCCTCAG GCAAGCACTATGGGGTGTACAGCTGCGAGGGCTGCAAAGGCTTCTTCAAGAGGACGGTGCGCAAGGACCTGACCTACACCTGCCGGGACAACAAGGACTGCCTGATCGACAAGCGCCAGCGGAACCGCTGCCAGTACTGCCGCTACCAGAAGTGCCTGGCCATGGGCATGAAGCGGGAAG CCGTGCAGGAGGAGCGGCAGCGCGGCAAGGACCGGAATGAGAACGAGGTCGAGTCCACGAGCAGCGCCAACGAGGACATGCCCGTGGAGAAGATTCTAGAAGCTGAGCTGGCAGTCGAGCCCAAGACCGAGACCTATGTGGAGGCCAATATGGGTCTGAACCCCAGCTCG CCCAACGACCCCGTCACCAACATCTGCCAAGCCGCAGACAAGCAGCTCTTCACCCTCGTGGAGTGGGCCAAGAGGGTCCCGCACTTCTCTGAGCTTCCGCTGGACGACCAGGTCATCCTGCTGCGGGCAG gctgGAACGAGCTGCTCATCGCCTCCTTCTCGCACCGGTCCATCGCCGTGAAGGACGGGATCCTCCTGGCCACCGGGCTGCACGTCCACCGCAGCAGCGCCCACAGCGCAGGGGTGGGCGCCATCTTCGACAG GGTGCTGACAGAGCTGGTGTCCAAAATGCGGGACATGCAGATGGACAAGACGGAGCTGGGCTGCCTGCGTGCCATCGTCCTCTTCAACCCTG ACTCCAAGGGGCTCTCGAACCCGGCCGAGGTGGAGGCTCTGAGGGAGAAGGTGTACGCGTCGCTGGAGGCTTACTGCAAACACAAATACCCGGAGCAGCCGGGCAG GTTCGCTAAGCTCCTGCTCCGCCTGCCGGCTCTGCGCTCCATCGGGCTCAAGTGCCTGGAGCACCTGTTCTTCTTCAAGCTCATCGGGGACACGCCCATCGACACCTTCCTCATGGAGATGCTAGAGGCCCCGCACCAGATGACCTAG